Part of the Nitratireductor thuwali genome, AGTGCCGCCAGGCCTGCCTCTGCCATGATGTCGTAGGCCGTCAATCCGGGCGCCTCGCCCAAGCCGGCGTGTCCGGTTCCCACGATCGCAGATTTGCCGCGCAGCTTGTTCTCCATCTCTTCAGCCCCCTTCCGGCCTGCACAGCACGGCGGGGGTGCCATCAATCTCTCCCGCATAGGCGATCACCGCCATGCCGATCTCCACGTCAGGAGGCGCAACGCCCTCAACGCGGCTCATCATCCGAACCCGTTCCTCCAGCTCGACGATGCAGACGTTGTAATCGCCGCCGCGATCGGGCGGGCGCCGGACGACCGTTGTGGTATGGATCTCGCCCTTGCCCGAAACCTCGTGTGACGTGAACGAGGTTGCGTAACAATGCGGACAGACCACGCGCGGGAAAAAGTGGAAACGCCCGCACGCGTTGCATTTGGGAAGAACCACCTTGCCTTCTGCCAGCCCCCTTCGAAAGGCTACATCTGGGCCTTCGTGCATTCTCAACCACCCTTCCCTAGCTGCGCTTCCGGGCCATCTGAGTTGACGATATTTCTAACAGATGTTAGATTTCTGGCAAGCTCAAAATTCACGCGTTCGAGAAGAATATGAACATCGACGAAAAGGGCCCGCTGCATGGGCTGCTTGTGGTCGCACTGGAACAGGCGGTTGCTGCGCCGTTCTGCTCGTCGCGCCTTGCAGATGCAGGGGCCCGGGTCATCAAGGTGGAACGCAAGGGATCGGGCGATTTTGCTCGCGGATACGATAGAGCGGCAAACGGGGAAAGCGCCTATTTCGTCTGGCTTAACCGGGGCAAGGAATCCCTGGAGCTTGATATCAAGGACCCAGACGATCGTGCGCTGCTGGAACGGATTCTCGCCCGCGCCGATGTGTTCCTGCAGAACCTCGCTCCCGGCTCGCTCGAAAAGCTGGAACTGGATTCGGCATCGCTGCGCGCGCGTTTCCCGCAGCTCGTCACCTGCGATATCACGGGCTACGGCGATGATGGGCCGATGCGTAATGCCAAGGCCTATGACCTGCTTGTGCAATGCGAGAGCGGACTGGCATCGATCACCGGCACGCCGGACGGACCGGGACGGGTCGGCATTTCGGTGTGCGACATCGCCTCGGGAATGACTGCCCATGCGGGGATTTGCGAAGCGCTGATCGAACGCCAGCGCAGCGGGCGCGCCCGCGGCGTCAGCGTGGCGATGTTCGACACCATGGCCGATTGGATGGCGGTGCCGCTTATCTTCCACGATTGTGCCGGACGTCCAACGCCGCGCGTGGGCCTCAGTCATCCGGTGATCTGCCCCTATGGTGCCTATACCTGCCGCGATGGCGGCCAGATCGTACTGTCGGTGCAGAACGAGCGCGAATGGGGGCGCTTTTGCAACATGGTTCTGAAACGGCCCGAACTCGTTGAGGACCCGCGTTTCGACGGCAACGATAACCGCAATCGCAACCGGGATGTGCTGCAGCCGATGATCGAATCCGCTTTCGCTGCGCTCGACAGGGCGCAGATGGTGGCGCTCCTGCGTGAAGTCGACATCGCCTCGGGCGCGGTCAACAACGTTGCGGCGCTTTCCAGCCACCCGCAGCTCGACCGGACGCTCATTCAGTGCCCTTCGGGCGAAATTGGTCTACCGGCACCACCGATTCGCAGGTCGGGCGAAAATATGCCGCTGGGCGCCTCGCCTGCGCTGGGGGCGCATAATGCGGCGATCCGGCGGGAATTCGCCGCGCCCGTCACAGGCGAGGACCAGACATGAGCGAGGCAAGACCCGCACTTCTGTCGGGGGTCCGGATTATTGACATGACCTCGGTTGTGTTCGGGCCCTTGGCCACGCAGATGCTGGGTGATCTGGGGGCCGACGTCATCAAGGTAGAAAGCCCCGAGGGCGATATGCTGCGCCAAGTACAACCCGCTCAAAGCACCGGCATGGGAGCAGCCTTTCTGGGCGT contains:
- a CDS encoding Zn-ribbon domain-containing OB-fold protein, giving the protein MHEGPDVAFRRGLAEGKVVLPKCNACGRFHFFPRVVCPHCYATSFTSHEVSGKGEIHTTTVVRRPPDRGGDYNVCIVELEERVRMMSRVEGVAPPDVEIGMAVIAYAGEIDGTPAVLCRPEGG
- a CDS encoding CaiB/BaiF CoA transferase family protein, coding for MNIDEKGPLHGLLVVALEQAVAAPFCSSRLADAGARVIKVERKGSGDFARGYDRAANGESAYFVWLNRGKESLELDIKDPDDRALLERILARADVFLQNLAPGSLEKLELDSASLRARFPQLVTCDITGYGDDGPMRNAKAYDLLVQCESGLASITGTPDGPGRVGISVCDIASGMTAHAGICEALIERQRSGRARGVSVAMFDTMADWMAVPLIFHDCAGRPTPRVGLSHPVICPYGAYTCRDGGQIVLSVQNEREWGRFCNMVLKRPELVEDPRFDGNDNRNRNRDVLQPMIESAFAALDRAQMVALLREVDIASGAVNNVAALSSHPQLDRTLIQCPSGEIGLPAPPIRRSGENMPLGASPALGAHNAAIRREFAAPVTGEDQT